The Candidatus Cloacimonadota bacterium genome window below encodes:
- the mscL gene encoding large-conductance mechanosensitive channel protein MscL — protein sequence MMKEFKDFAMRGNVIDMAVGIVIGAAFGKIVASFVSDVLMPPIGVLIGGVDFSELFIIIKHAVGDTPPVVISYGVFIKAVVDFVIIAFAIFIVIKAMNSAKKKQEEAPAPPPEPPKEEVLLTEIRDLLKERK from the coding sequence ATGATGAAAGAATTCAAAGATTTTGCGATGAGAGGCAATGTTATTGACATGGCGGTCGGTATTGTTATCGGTGCTGCTTTCGGTAAAATTGTTGCTTCTTTTGTTAGTGATGTTTTGATGCCGCCAATTGGTGTTCTCATAGGTGGTGTTGACTTTTCTGAACTGTTTATCATTATCAAGCATGCAGTTGGAGACACTCCACCTGTTGTTATCTCCTATGGTGTATTCATTAAAGCAGTCGTTGACTTTGTCATTATTGCTTTCGCGATTTTTATTGTTATAAAAGCAATGAATTCAGCCAAGAAGAAACAAGAAGAAGCTCCTGCACCTCCACCTGAACCGCCGAAAGAAGAAGTCCTTCTGACTGAGATCAGAGACCTGCTTAAAGAAAGAAAATAA
- the rpmB gene encoding 50S ribosomal protein L28 produces the protein MSRICDVCGKSSQVGNHRSHALNATKRRFHPNLQKVRVKDGDKVKTIKVCTSCLKANKVTKAV, from the coding sequence ATGTCTAGAATATGCGATGTATGCGGAAAATCGTCACAGGTTGGTAACCACCGCAGCCATGCTTTAAATGCTACAAAGAGACGATTTCACCCGAATTTACAGAAGGTACGCGTTAAAGATGGTGACAAAGTTAAAACCATCAAAGTTTGTACCTCCTGTCTGAAGGCGAATAAAGTCACTAAAGCTGTTTAA